The window tttgttgtcACCAGTTCTCTGCAAATTCTGTATTAGAGGCAACTATTTTCTTTTGGCCCTTAGCTCACAATAAGAAACAACAAtactgttttttattattataagcTTAATTCCACCTTTGTTGATACAGACTGCTGTCCTATTATCCTTTAATGATAATTCACAGGTGGAATAGAGAATAGAGATTGACCttcaagaaagaaatgtaacttAGCAGTAATTAGTCTTCTTTAGGATGCATGGTCTATTAATAAATCTGTTCTGAGGGTACACCTACACCTTATCCCACCAGTCTGCagagattttccttttgcagtaaCCATAGAGGATGTACTCACACTGTTGTCATCACCTTTGGCCCAACAGCATAAAAAACAGCATGCCATAAactgttttaattctttctcaGCCACAGagacataatttaaaatattgacgGAAACCCTGCTAATAGAGCTCAGGATGTCTTCTGTGTGACTTTATACAATTACCTGCCATAAATTATCTAGCAGAGGTTCTTGATGTCCCTCATGCAAACAGCACTTCTAGATTGACTCTACCAAGTGCTGTGGCAGCTCTTGAGGCAGCTCATCAGAGATGGCACAGTGTCTGGGGAAAGAATGGTAGATTTATAGCAGCTGAGTAACTCAACAGTCTCACAGAAGCTGCATACTCAGTTGGAAGTATCAATTCTTAAGTTTTATAGCAAATACTGAAACACTCAACCATCCGTTTAGATAACCACTGGTTCTGTCAGAGATATACACAGTCTCTATGTTCTGAGAAAGTATGGACTACAAAGAGAGCTCTTTTCCTGTTAAAGATACAAAATAAGGCATGTTTCTTATATGCATAAAGGAATGTGAAGGAAAACATACCTAAATCAAAAAGTGATGCTAGGACACTACCTTCAGCAAAAATGATGGCTGCATCCTAAGAGATGGTCTGTCTTTGAAGAATAAGGGCAAAGAAAGAACAACCACAGAGGTATGagtttctttgatttttctaacAGAGAAGATGACAACAATGAAAGCCACCTTTATGGAGAAGGAGAATCCAACATCGGAACATCAAACTCAAATTCCCATAACTCACTGGCCTGGTTGAGTGAAACATCTCAATAATCTTAGAGTTCAAGGCTGAGATGGATATTAAATTGACTTCGGTAAGGGTAAGGAACTTAACAACAAAGGACCAGACTGCTTTAGTTTGGGCAAGTACCTCAGAACAGTCTGAACTGATGCGAAGGGAAGGAAGACCAACAAACTCATCAACCCAAAAGCCAGGCCTAGTTAATAATACAAATTCCCTTCTATTACTTATAGGGCTGTCTCTGACTAGAGAGAAATAGGAGTGCTGAAAGATTGAGCCTTCCTGCATCTGCAGCATGGAGAAAAATCTTCAAGACTGAGATAAGCCAAAGAGCCCACATTCTGCAACAACAGgtacaggagcagcagcagaagtatTCGAGAAAGGGATGAGACCTTGACATTAAAATTCTGCCCCACCACTGCAATGGGCATCTTTCGTCCTGCCTTACCTTGACTGAAACTGGCACCAAAGTCCTGGAGGATGCGCTGTAACCACACTTCATGGAATTGTCCAAGATGCAACCTGATCACTGAACTACTCTCAGGAAAGCACTGAAGACACATGAAAGAGTGAGGTTAGTGTTGTGGGACACAAACTGATCTATATCAAAGAGACATCACTCCTGATCCACTGGTAGATCTGAGACAGAGTTTTTGAGAAAGCTGGGGAGGGCCTGGTAGATGAACTACTAATTAATGAGTTCAGTTCTCTGTGCCCCTCATGCCAAGGGCTAATCAAAttctgaaagagagaaagaaaacctctGTACACCCTCTCCACGTTAACAAGTTAAAAAAGGATAGTTGAGTGGTGAAGTTCTCACTTGAGTGAACACCTTTAGGTATGATGGAAAGCCTTGCATGCAGTTCAAATGAAGTGAAAGTCTGTGATACTGATGTGAAGCTTCCAGTCCTTTGGCCAGTCCCTGTTTGATCCTGTTGCCCAGACAGACTGTCAAACCCAGAGAGAACACATCTAATGATACTTTTtggaaagctggagaaaatTTAGGGGTCTGTCTCGAGTCATTCCCCAGTGGAAAATATCTTGATGCTGCTACCACAAGAGATAATTTTCATATCTCAGGGAACAGCAATGCTGATTTAGGGACTTTGTCCGTGCCGTAATCCCTTGGTCACAGATTGAGAGGTCCTGCCTTCATCTCAACATGACAGAAAGGTTAGGGGGAAGTGCCTCCTTGAGCACGTGTCTTAGGACAACCATTTCTGGTTGCGTCAGAATGAAAGCCCTCCACTGGTGACAAGAATGGTGGCAAGCATTCCGACTTGGCCAATATTAGCGTTTTGTAGTTTTGGCCTCACAGATGAGAAAAGGCTTTTGTGGATTCTCAGGCTACTGCCTGCTTTTGATGCCCTCCCATTCCACTTTTAAAAGTATGGCGAAGGGATCACACCGGAGCATGCCTTCTTCTGAGACAGTAAAGGCATCTCTTACACAGGTGACAAGATATAATTCAAATCTCACAGATCAGACAAGGCAAAAAGGTAATCCTGAAAGAAGAGTGATGAAATATTCACTCAAATGAACAAGAAATAACTTGGTTGGCTGTTGCGAAAAACTGAAATAGCTCTAGGTAACATCTGTCAAATACAATGTGCTGAGAATAAGAGAAGATGGTTGCAAGTGCAGGTACCATAAAGAGCAAAAATCCCTCAAACCTGAGCAATAAGGTCGACATAAACCCAGCATGACAGgacaagcatttaaaaaaaagtatttagaaGATTTTATTAGTGGAGCAGGAGACATAACATATTCCTTTTTACTCTTCCTTAACTCTGTAGGCTGAAAATACatcctttttcaaaataacaaaatgaactttaaaatgCAACTGCATATGGCCTATTGCATAAAAATGTGCCATTACTAGCACAGTCTCTTTTCAGAATAGAAGTGCACTTCAGAATCAAGATTGAAAGGTTTACATTTACTATAGTAAAACAGGCTGCTAGgttagtttgcttttttttttcccttaggaaATCAGAGATTCTCTCCCAGATCTTGTGAGCCCAAATTTGCTCTCCCATTGCTTCAAAGTCTCCAAAGGGAGTGCTGTTACCGAGTCTCATAAATCTTCACCCACAGCATCTCCCAAATTCCATCAGCACTTACACAAAATTTCACATTTCACCTTCAGAACAcctacagaaaaatgtaattactattttattttatattttattttattttatttatttcctaatgGTGAGTGCCTCATGCTCTCTATTCCTTTGGCCAAATTTAGCTCTGAAAACACAGTAGGGCTGTTCCACAGGTAGCACAGTGGAATCTTGTGATCACTTTCTTTTTGTGCAGAACAGCTACTCCCGGAGTGGCAAATCGTAAATACTGGCTAATGTTAGGGCcacatgctcagcaataacctACTTGCGACATCAACCAAGTTTTTACTTTATACCAGTTTAGTGCTTAGTGCAATGAGGCTCTGGCTTTTAACATATTCTGCTACAATGCTACAGTTGTACCCTATCAAGCCAAATTAATCCCTGATAAAATACTGCAAACTTTAACTGGATTTTGTGCAGTCATAGGGTTTCTCTTAGATATAAATTGTGTAAGTGGCAAAGTTACTCAGGAGCCCATTTCTCAGCTTCAAATAATGTGCTAGTGTAAGAGAGAGTATTGCATCTCCAGTGAGCAGTGAGGACATCACGGAGCATTCTGGATCTTCCAGTGATCATGAATTGATGGAGTTTCAATtaaatagaaggaaaagaaatgtaggtatgcagttctgtttcttaatttcaaaatggcaaactgtgccaaattttattttagaaaatagcCTGAACTCAGGGATGTAAACACGAATATGCCTGTCATTTtgtcaagttaaaaaaaaaatcactaaaaatacagtgtatatataaaaatttataaAAGTATAGTATATTCCAGATGAAAGTATCTTATTTAGTATTTCTTTACTGACTTAGTGCAAGAAGTGACATTTCTTGATGACATGAAGTTGAGACATACAATTCATGCAGGAATCAATTTGGATACCACAAAGGAAGACAAGGACACCTTAATGCTTAGGATTAACAGAAACAGGTTATAATTCAGTAGCAACTGATGTGCAAGGCCATATGCTTTAGAATTACTAACAGTTATCTCTATTATCATCCAGGAATCTCCTTAGCTGGACTGgacaagcagaagaaagatgaaaatactgACAAGGATGATTGTGAGCCCCCAACCTAATATGCCTGTGAATACATGTGATTCTAGGAGACCGCAGACAAATTATTTCCAGCAGCTGTGTCATTGTACGAAGTCCTCACAGTGCAGCATTTAAAAGCCTGCATATAATTATGTGTGGAAAGATTAGGAAAAAGACATTCACATGGTATTGGATGGGGATATCTGAAATCCCAGGGGAAAGAGGAGCTGCCTTCTAAGAGGCGACTCAGAGAGCTTGGCTAGATGGTCCTATGTATCAAAACGGAGACAGGAACATGGTGGTAGTTTATGAAGTCACACCACTGAGTCCCGTGGAGGGTCACCATGTTGCTCAGGGGCTGGAGTACACAATAtacaaggaaaggctgaaggaactggttttgttcagcctggaggaaagaaggCTCAAGAGAGACGGTGTTGCTGCCTACAGCTACCTGATGGGAGGCTATCAGAGAAGATAGAGCCTGACTCTTCTAAAGGGTGCACAGTGATACAATGAAAGGCAACAGATATTGTTGGAACATGGAAAATTCTGATTAGAcataaagaatttttatttttttaaccataaGGTTCATCAAATATTGGAACAAGTACCCAGAAAGGTAGTGGGatttccatccttggagagTGTCCAACACTCAGCTTGAaatggccctgagcaacctgatctgattagatctgctctgagcaggggctggactagatgaactccagaggtcccttgcaacccaaaTTACTCTATAGGTCtatgaaaaaacattaaaaagcagaggaaaacccCCCACTAGTCAAACCTAAAAAACATTgccaccaaaaaaagaaaaaaagaccataGGTAGGGAGTAAAATGAGCAGGTTTATCATCAAAAAAGTTCTTAAACAGTAAGGACAAGAATCCACttacctttgaaataaaattagataAATTTATGAAATGAAGTGGAATGAAAAGGACTGGACTAGCAACCCTGAAAATGCCACATGCCTATGATCTGTGTTGATGCTTAGTTGTGACAATCCTAAATCTGTTTTTGAAACTTAGTATTTCCAAATCACTGATGACATTTTAACGTAAACTCACAAAGCAGTGAAGGAATATGTACCAATACAACAATTCAGCCTATTTTTCCCCAGTACGAAATACtcaaaaaccacagaaagaatTTCACTGGTACTTGCAGCAAAAGAGCAGCACACACAGCCCCACTCCCAAGGCTGCCAGAACGAGAGCACTGAGTGTGAGCACCACACCGGACGGGCTGTTGTCACCCACCAACAACGTAATTAACCCCCGGCCTACCTCTGAGCTGCTTCGAGAGCGGGTCCACGTGCCAAGTGAATTGGTCTAGGAAACCAGATTTTTCTCCTACGGACAACAGGTTAAGCTTCTCGTactgtgtttctgcagaagtttctctgcagtcagaggaaaaaacacatcTTGGTTTGATAGTGACGTGCATCACGCTATGTAAGAAAATAGCTCCTTGGCAAAAACTTAATTTTGTTGGTTTAGTCTTTCTAGTTCAGCAAAGAAAGCTTCACACGTGCTTCAGCTGAACGGATAAGTATTCAGAACAGAGCAGTTACACTGTTTGCATGTGACATTAtgagaaacagatgaaaattacCTCCACCAGTTTGGAGAATGGTATTCTGCCCTTTCCACAAGGGCTCCTGCTCCTCAGTGACTGAAGTTTAACGCATGCTCTTGTGAAAGCCTATTTGCCAGGTGAAACTGAGAGCTTTTGCTTTGGCTGCCTCTCAAACGCAAGACTACAAAATGCTTTCCAGAAAAGTTCAGATGGGAGAGATTACTCACAAATTGCCTTTGTCATCACTCGGAGAAGAACTGTCTCTGGCTGGAATTATTTCAGAGATATTTATTGTATtctgaaaacttcattttatttctaactTATTTACAGTTAAACATTCAGAATCATAAAATAtgaagtataaaatatttaacaaaatagaTGCAGTTCATGTTGTTCAGATGCACCATAGATATATGATGAAACAGTAAACAGCACAGGAATTTCCTGATGGTCCTCTCTCATTTAccaggggagggagggtgtAGACCTGCCCTATACATTCTGGTCTGACCAGTATGGCATCAACCTTTCATTTTGGAGAGAAAGACGACACTCTGATTTCTGTGTCCTCTGTCTTCCACAGTTACCTTCCCTATCTGAAATGCAGCACTGTAATGTTCAATACATCGGATACCCTCTGAAGTTTGTCTTTTcgatactttttcttttcttttttttttttttttaaatatagaactTCCTAGAAAAGAAGAATCAGGTAATTCAGGCCATATGAACAAAAGAGtcatttattatatatatattctctAGTAAGTTATAATAGTCTCTTggattttaaatgtctttttgctattttcaatgcttaaaaattataattttaaaacattaaatattgtGTTATATACATTATggtttaatttctcatttctaaacATGGAGCATTCTCCAAGTGAAAACTTggatgaaacagaaaacaacttcATTGACACAACAGGGTTTAAAAGTTCACTTCATACAACCATAGATTTGACTATATGAAAAATAGCCAAACATCAATTTGCTCctatatggggttttttcctgttcatttttCTGGTCTTGGGGACAGGGTGTTTTTGGCTTCTGTTTTTTGTATAAACGGAAGGACAGATCTGGTCATTACTTTTGTCAGTGTtcagtattttaactttttttttttttttaatctcatacctattttgtataaaataacaaaatatacaGAGAAAGCTGAGTTTGTTACATTAGTTCATACACATACAGTAAATAAAAGTTTTTTATGTATGGCTTTGCAAAGGTAGATTATGAAGTgacttttgtattttatttgtttaaaagcattttaagagaACGTGTTAGTGTGCTTACAATAGCGGCCATGGTAGTCGAATGTCGAGCCAAGAGTTTAATGCTAGGATCACTGGAGGTCTTGCCTGACACTGCTTCTGCAGcctccagaagacaaatgtagTTTATTACAACCTCGTCTATCTTAGCTATaatttcctgctgctgtgtttcagagTTCATGACTTTAACTAAACGCATGCAGGCTTCTGTTAAGCAACAGAGTACTTGAAAGCTGGAAGTCATAGCTAAAAGCATTTCCTCAGGGCTTTTATCAGCCATGGCCATTTTCCTGCAGGCACTTCCCAACTGTCTCGATTCCATAGATAACAGTTGTTTGTACTTAGAAAGTTTAAGGTCATATGTTTCTGGATGTAAATCTTCTCTCTTGCCCATACTTGCTCGGACCAGTGAGAGTAGCTCATTGGCATCCTTTTGTGCTGCAATAAATCCATCAGGCATTGCATACGTCTTCTCTTTCATCACATTTATTCGCGTGATTCGTGCATCAAAGGCCACATCGTTGAGATTCACATCAATTTGGCCACCTTGGATGTCAGCACTGCTCTTCTCATGTGCCTTGACTGCCTCATCTTGCAGGGGCTCAGCAGCTTTCGGGGACTCCAAGACTTTCTGCtcattttcactggaaaatgacTGACTGACTGGTTCTGCGACCTCATGTGGGAGCTGCGGTTCGAAGAGACACGAGAGCTGATGGCTGTctccatcatcatcatcatcatcatcatcatcatcatcgtcatcgtTTCCTCTGCTTAGGAAACAATAGCTAAAGGGGCCACGACACCTCCAGGCGCTGGTGTCCAGCTTCCGCAAGGGCAACGTTCGACACTGCTTGGAGTCCTTCTGACTGGTGCCTGTGCCCGAACACCTCTTACTGTCCTTCCTATCAGTGCTGACGTACACACAACTCTGGGAATAACTTTTTGACAGCTTTTTGCCCAGGGGGAGTTCCACCTTTCTCTCCGATTTGGATTCGTCCTTTCGGGTGATGTCCAGGCATTTCAAGCTGGCTGCGGCTGCCTTCTTTTCAAACAGCATCTCAATGCCTGCAGATCCTCCAatgatgctgctgctgcgtCTCAGCACTTTCCTGTTGTGCGGCATCCTGAGGCTTCCTCCTATCATGTCATATGGCCGTAAACTAACTGTTGCCCCACAAGCCTGATTTACTTTGGGAATGTCACAAGAGTCTTGATTTTGACTTGGCACCTTTGATTCTGATAGCGTGGATGATAGCATGATGGAGTCAGCTAGAGGCTGTCTAGGAAAAGCTGTAGGCATGCCTCCTTGTCTTCCCTTTTCAGGCTCTGTGAAAGCTACACTAGGGGTAGTAGAAGAGCAGACAGAATAATTAAGAATCACCCTGATAATATTCAGAGACTGaacttttaaatatctttaacaGTCAGGACAAATGGATTGCTGGTATTTCCCAGGGGTCTCCattcctcaaaatatttcacaaaaaattCATTGCTACTTCCTCATGTCTGTTATATTTCAATCTATCGACAACTTACAACTTATTAGTTGTATAGTTAATTGTTCATTCCACCACAGTAGACTCgtttaaaaaaaggaacagaaaatcaCCCATAAAACTTCCTAAATCTCCCCCAATAAATGGATTggatattttctattaaataattAGATGACTATcttcagattaaaatatcttttttaacTGTACCTGAGAGGGTATGGAAAGCTGTATTCATGGTAATTTTGGTTTGGTTATGTGTTATTTGGCAGAGAATAACATTTCTCATTCTTGCTCCTAGTCTGTTCCACTTCATGCATTCACACACTACTGCTACATGTGGGTTGCAACCCAGAAAGAGGGAAACATTTAAAACCCAACTGAAAGCATTTCCAATGCTATctctgaaaaactgctttttttacaaCAGTACGTTCATAAAATCTCTTGAAATTGGAACTTAAAAATGCGGTAATGGTTCTATATGTAAATTATTCTTTAAGGAAACACCTACTGTCAGATGGCGAAGTAAATACATGCTTAATAAGATAGTGACAATTTCTCATCCTTACATTTAGAGCTTTTTATTCATACTGGCATGTTTTTGACAATCTGCTAAAATAGCATATAAGACACATAATAAATGAATCACAGTTTTCCCTCTCCTACATTAATATACCTTGTGAAGTCATCTCATAATCTAACAAGTATCCTGGAACTGAAGTGACTATGGATTTTGGAGAGACTTCCAAAGAATGGAAGATAGGCCTCTCCATTAATGTtcccccaaatatttttaactgtaatgaaaggggtttttttaaaaaaataatctttgcaaGCAGCTTACAAGAACATCTCAACACGTACAAGTAAATTGAATAGATACAGTGAAGGTCTAATCCCACTGTCTGCTACAGCTTGACGATGTAGTTTCAGGTAAAGATAATGGAAGCATCACACCTAGTCCTCAACCTTAACACgtagctttaaaaacaaacataagaAACGCTTTATTATTGCTGTACCTGTAGTTTCTTTTATCTTGGGGATCCGATGACATCCTTCTCTCAAAGTGCCGAACAGCGGCTCAGCATTAATTGCTGAATGCACGACAGGCACCGTCATTCTGTGACACACGGCTTCAGGCTGCTGGTGCAGCTCCTTGTACGTCGTTCCATGGTTTGGAAGAATGGCAGCTCTTTCATCTGCTGGAATATAGGCGATGCCCTTCATTGATGGGTCAGAGATAATGTGCTTAACATCAGAGGTACAAAGAGGAGATTCAACGGGGGTAGCACACGTGCTACTGCCTGTGCTGCATCCTGCATCCACTGAAGAGCACTGAGAGCTTTGCAGTGAGAAATGGCCTTCACTTTGCAGAGATGACATGCGCTTAGCCAAGTGATATTCACAAAGTCTAGCCACGCTCTGCTCAGCTTCTGGAAGCTTTGAAGGATGGTCATCTGCAGATAAATCAGTATCTTCTGCGTCATTTAGGTCTTTGGCTGAAGACACGGGAGTCATATCTGACAGAAAGTTTTCACCTTGGCTAAGCCCCGAGGTATCCTCCGGATCCACCTCCGGGTCCACTTCATCCTTACAGTCAGTTTCTATTTTACCAAGGACAGGAACCCTCGGAAAACTCTTCCCGTTCACTGTTTCTGGGCTTGGCTTATCTGCTGCCCCATCATCGGCAGTGTACCATCTTTGGCGAAAGGCAGTTCTCTCCACGTTAAAAGTGCTTAGGCGTTGACTGTCTCTTGCTGAAAGAGTTCCAAATTTAGCTTTTAGATCTTCATCAGACTCTGCTTTTTTAGTTCCCTGTTGCTTTTTCACAGTAGCATTGCCATCAGAGGGTGCTTTTACTTCACTGTCTgtcatcttatttttccttttactagTGCAAGAATATACCAAGGATCCCATGTGCAATTTGCTAAAATAATCAGTAACAGATTTCGTTTCCATGGTCTCTGGCTCCATTTCCATGTTATCTGAATGAAGAATCTGCTTTGAAGGCACAACTTTtgactgcagctctgcagcctgacGACCAGCCAAAGGCTGTGAGGGCTTCATGCCTGGCCCTCCAGCCTGATTCTTAGCGATGGGAAATTCAGTCTGCTCCTCCACAAGGGGTTGGTAGCCTTCACTTGTGGTCAAAAACATACGTGCAGTGTTTTCCGactgtttctgtgctgcagctaaTTCAGAGCTTTCAGTCATTTCAGAGGAATTTGTTTCATTGCCAGAATCTGAAGATGACTCAGGGCTATATGCTCGCAGGATAGCTACACCTGCAagccacaaaaaataaaagtcaattAAATGACAGCAGCTGAAGCACCTGGGTAAGTGACAAGCAAAGGGGTGTGTTAGAGACAAAAATATGCTTCGTAAGAGTACTCTGACTTTATTGCACAGTTCCCAGGACAGGCAGTTTAATAACATAACGGTAGTTCCATTAAATAATATGGAATATGATGTACACAAAAtgatggcaaaagaaaaaaaaggaaaaccaaaaaaacccccaaccctcaTGAAATGGAGTATTTCCAAAGCTAAATGGATGAGATGGAATGATTTTCAATGAATAAATGTAACTATGGTGAAAGAACCTGAATTGTCATTCGTCTGCTGTTCCTCTGAGGCAGCCAAAGCTTCTAGTGCTTGAAGTGTAGAGACTACAGCATCATCTAGCCCCTTCTCACACTTCCCCTCTGTATTAGTAGGGACAGCATCGATAAGTGACACTGGAATGTCATCATTGCCTAGGTTACTGGCTTGCTCCTTGCTGTCTCTAGGCTGCATTGCTTGATTCTGAGAGTCTTCCTCATCTGAACTGTCCCTGAAGCCAGGTGGAGGAGCAGCAATGGCCATGTTTAAGGTATGCAACAGGAAATCATCTTCATTATCATCACCTTCCGGAGGTGGAAGTGAAGTCAAATCAATAATGTCATCACTAGAACCAGAAAGGCTGAGAAGAGCAGGTCTATTGATTTCTCCTACCATAATGTCTTCTTCACAGCTTacttcatcttcatcttcagcatcatctgtattttctgcatAACAAATATCATGCAGCAAAGGCTCTTCTATCCCTTCCGCAGCTCCAAATATTTTACCATCGTTTATAGTTGCGTAAACAGAATTTGTAGCAAATTGAATGCTTTCAGCATCTGGTGACAACTCCAGGCCTTTAATGTCATTGGCATTACTAATATAAATGGCTCTTTGTTTTTCTAGTACTTCTGGACTTTCATCCAAAAGCCTTTCGTAGCCAAGAGTCTGGGGATTGATACCATCCAAGTTGTGATCTCCAAATATAAAGGAAACTTTTGCTCCCCTGGGGGAATTCTGTGCTTTCTTGCTAGATTCCAAACCTGAGAGTGACAGCAGTGAAGGCTGattaaaatttctgctttcttctgcttcagtgGGGTCACTTTGCTTGGCCAGATGCTGATCAAATCCACCTGAATTATAAGTATTTTCTATGTACAGATGTCTGTGTTCCTTTTGACATAACAGACTTTCAGAAACATCTACAGTCTTCTGTTTTGGATCAGCAAAGGACATTTGAGTCTCTTGATCTCCTTCAGCCAGGAAAGTGGTAGTTTTTGGTATACAGTTCCACTCAGAAGCAAGGAGGTTATGCTTCCCTCGGTTTTCAGTTCCTATAGCAtagtgaaataaaatcaacattgTGAAATCAAAGAGCAAAGtcatgtaatttttaaacaataactTGTTAATGCTGAGCAATAAACACTCTGAATAGGACAGCTAGGCCAtcaaacacttcagaaaagcaCTTTCAAACTCACCTCCGCTCTAAGTTAAATACCTGTTGATTCAATGACCTAAAGTTTAACTGGTACTTTGGTACTTTAGTACAAAACTAAACCTCAGCTAGGTACAAATGCTGTTCCAGGAATAGTAACACAAAACCAAATCCCCAGCTGGTTTCTCCAACACCGTATGTATTCTTACAAAagatatatgcatataaaataataacactCACAGGGAGCGTGCATCTGTTTCACTACAGTATGAAAGACATTCATCACCTGCTTTATTTTACCATTAAGATGCTATCGTAGGCTGCATATTAGAACATTATAAAGCTGAACTGATACACTGTGGTGCTAGGTCTGAGCCAGCAATCAGAT of the Grus americana isolate bGruAme1 chromosome 1, bGruAme1.mat, whole genome shotgun sequence genome contains:
- the FRMPD4 gene encoding FERM and PDZ domain-containing protein 4 isoform X1, with amino-acid sequence MERDFGGGKKQTLCIPWDISGVTDEGEEEQFCPHRNKSSGWPHPSGTWSVNQGTPYGWEMTANRDGRDYFINHMTQSATFEDPRIESCQITPPAPRKVEMRRDPVLGFGFVAGSEKPVVVRSVTPGGPSEGKLIPGDQIIMINDEPVSTAPRERVIDLVRSCKESILLTVVQPYPSPKSAFISAAKKARLKSNPVKVRFSEEVIINGQVSETVKDNSLLFMPNVLKVYLENGQTKSFRFDCSTSIKDVILTLQEKLSIKCIEHFSLMLEQRVEGSGTKLLLLHEQETLTQVTQRPSSHKMRCLFRISFVPKDPIDLLRRDPVAFEYLYVQSCNDVVQERFGPELKYDIALRLAALQMYIATVTTKQTQKISLKYIEKEWGLETFLPSAVLQSMKEKNIKKALSHLVKANQNLVPPGKKLSALQAKVHYLKFLSDLRLYGGRVFKATLVQGEKRSEVTLLVGPRYGISHVINTKTNLVALLADFSHVNRIEMFTEDESSVRVELHVLDVKPITLLMESSDAMNLACLTAGYYRLLVDSRRSIFNMANKKNTGSRETGTENRGKHNLLASEWNCIPKTTTFLAEGDQETQMSFADPKQKTVDVSESLLCQKEHRHLYIENTYNSGGFDQHLAKQSDPTEAEESRNFNQPSLLSLSGLESSKKAQNSPRGAKVSFIFGDHNLDGINPQTLGYERLLDESPEVLEKQRAIYISNANDIKGLELSPDAESIQFATNSVYATINDGKIFGAAEGIEEPLLHDICYAENTDDAEDEDEVSCEEDIMVGEINRPALLSLSGSSDDIIDLTSLPPPEGDDNEDDFLLHTLNMAIAAPPPGFRDSSDEEDSQNQAMQPRDSKEQASNLGNDDIPVSLIDAVPTNTEGKCEKGLDDAVVSTLQALEALAASEEQQTNDNSGVAILRAYSPESSSDSGNETNSSEMTESSELAAAQKQSENTARMFLTTSEGYQPLVEEQTEFPIAKNQAGGPGMKPSQPLAGRQAAELQSKVVPSKQILHSDNMEMEPETMETKSVTDYFSKLHMGSLVYSCTSKRKNKMTDSEVKAPSDGNATVKKQQGTKKAESDEDLKAKFGTLSARDSQRLSTFNVERTAFRQRWYTADDGAADKPSPETVNGKSFPRVPVLGKIETDCKDEVDPEVDPEDTSGLSQGENFLSDMTPVSSAKDLNDAEDTDLSADDHPSKLPEAEQSVARLCEYHLAKRMSSLQSEGHFSLQSSQCSSVDAGCSTGSSTCATPVESPLCTSDVKHIISDPSMKGIAYIPADERAAILPNHGTTYKELHQQPEAVCHRMTVPVVHSAINAEPLFGTLREGCHRIPKIKETTAFTEPEKGRQGGMPTAFPRQPLADSIMLSSTLSESKVPSQNQDSCDIPKVNQACGATVSLRPYDMIGGSLRMPHNRKVLRRSSSIIGGSAGIEMLFEKKAAAASLKCLDITRKDESKSERKVELPLGKKLSKSYSQSCVYVSTDRKDSKRCSGTGTSQKDSKQCRTLPLRKLDTSAWRCRGPFSYCFLSRGNDDDDDDDDDDDDDGDSHQLSCLFEPQLPHEVAEPVSQSFSSENEQKVLESPKAAEPLQDEAVKAHEKSSADIQGGQIDVNLNDVAFDARITRINVMKEKTYAMPDGFIAAQKDANELLSLVRASMGKREDLHPETYDLKLSKYKQLLSMESRQLGSACRKMAMADKSPEEMLLAMTSSFQVLCCLTEACMRLVKVMNSETQQQEIIAKIDEVVINYICLLEAAEAVSGKTSSDPSIKLLARHSTTMAAIVSTLTRSLKMLLNK